From a region of the Panicum virgatum strain AP13 chromosome 2K, P.virgatum_v5, whole genome shotgun sequence genome:
- the LOC120695063 gene encoding F-box/LRR-repeat protein At2g43260-like, giving the protein MAPTTRAMRARAAASADRLPPDALFHTLVRLPARDLCRLRAVCRSWRALTSDPLFVRAHAAAHRGPLLVAKFRDDPTGVYVLDLAGNVLKRITGAADAGLHVLCARLDLACLATDWNRCRVLNPATGAVQILPQGPAPEHRHRVNLATPYTFFALGLVAATGEYKVFRMFNRLEQVFEVLTVSRSSNTGQSQSCWRAMPKPSFFIQAFTGVLVDAVIYFLISRSYLHVSHTDARARPDYIMSFDLEREEWRRGLTGPVGGEIIASGEGVLSDNYRLDLAELKGSLVLVYKRLQQLTFVMELWFLNDFENGLWEKEYTIQIQHQLVVTAANTFLNYLKTVLVLDDGRLVIYDARAGHLVIGDPRSSYFAPVMETARPLDSLGIYTGSLLSLQ; this is encoded by the coding sequence ATGGCGCCGACAACCCGGGCGATgcgagcgcgcgccgccgccagcgccgacaGGCTCCCCCCGGACGCGCTGTTCCACACCCTGGTGCGCCTCCCGGCGAGGGACCtctgccgcctccgcgccgtctgCCGCTCGTGGCGCGCCCTCACCTCCGACCCGCTCTTCgtccgcgcccacgccgccgcgcaccgGGGCCCGCTCCTCGTGGCCAAGTTCCGCGACGACCCGACGGGCGTCTACGTCCTCgacctcgccggcaacgtccTCAAGCGGATCACCGGCGCCGCGGACGCTGGCCTCCACGTGCTGTGCGCGCGCCTGGACCTGGCCTGCCTCGCCACCGACTGGAACAGGTGCCGGGTGCTCAATCCGGCCACTGGCGCCGTCCAGATCCTGCCGCAGGGCCCGGCGCCGGAGCACAGGCATCGGGTGAACCTGGCCACTCCTTACACCTTCTTCGCTCTCGGTCTGGTCGCCGCCACAGGGGAGTACAAGGTCTTCCGGATGTTCAACCGCCTCGAGCAGGTCTTCGAGGTACTCACCGTCAGCAGGAGCAGCAACACTGGTCAGTCTCAGTCATGCTGGAGAGCAATGCCTAAGCCTAGCTTCTTCATCCAGGCGTTCACTGGTGTCTTAGTCGATGCGGTGATCTACTTCTTGATCAGCAGATCGTATCTTCATGTCTCCCATACTGATGCTCGCGCTCGTCCGGATTACATCATGTCATTTGACCTTGAGagagaagaatggaggagaggCCTGACAGGGCCTGTGGGTGGCGAGATTATTGCTTCTGGGGAGGGTGTGCTTTCCGACAATTATCGGCTTGATCTAGCTGAGCTGAAAGGGTCTTTGGTTCTAGTATACAAGCGCCTCCAGCAGCTGACATTTGTGATGGAGCTGTGGTTTCTCAACGACTTTGAGAATGGGCTCTGGGAGAAAGAGTATACCATTCAGATTCAGCATCAGTTGGTTGTCACGGCTGCAAATACTTTTTTGAACTATCTGAAAACGGTATTGGTTTTGGATGATGGGAGGTTAGTCATCTATGACGCGCGGGCAGGGCATCTGGTTATAGGGGATCCACGGAGCAGCTATTTTGCGCCAGTAATGGAGACGGCGAGGCCTCTTGATTCTCTTGGTATCTACACAGGAAGCCTGTTGAGTTTACAGTAG